The nucleotide window CAACATCGCTTTTGGATTCATAAACTAACCTCTTGTTGTCATACCTTTTCGATCATATTAATTTCTAAAGACGATCCAAATACTGATTTGCTTGCCGCATAAAATCATCAATTACTGTTGCGGCTGATTTGATTTTCCTGACATTTGCGCAGCCTTGGCCTGCGTAAAGCGCCATAGAGGCGAGATCGCCTGTTGCGCCTTTAAGCGGTGAATCAGTAGAGAATGGATAAATTGCTGCACCATCCTGTTCGCCAATAGCGCGATCAGGAAAATGTTTGTAATCGTGGTAAGGATTTTCAGTGATGGCATTTTTTAGCACGCGGACTGCAGCTTTGATGGGCCAATTACGATGAAAGTCATAACAGAGCAGGGTGTCGGCCGCTTTTGCGCGGATAATTTTTTCTTTGTGAAAATCATGCGCGTTGGATTCTTCGGTGGCTAAAAAAAGTGTGCCACAACTTACGCCCTGTGCACCTAAAGCGAGTGCCGCTACAAGGCCTTTTCCTGTGGTGATTCCGCCCGATGCAACAACAGGCACAGGGCTCAGTGCGCTTATTTCCGGCAATAAGCCAAACAGTGAAGTATCGCCACGCACATGGCCGCCCGCTTCAACGCCCTGCGCAATTAAAACACTGGCGCCAGCTTCAAGTGCTAATTCGGCATCTTTTTTACTACCCACCTGATGTATTACCGTTATGCCGTTATCAATACAGCGACGGACGATGTCTTTATTAACATCCCAAAAAAATACGAGGTAACGTACGCCCAGACTTATGCATTCGGTAATTTGGCGATCCAATAATTCTGTAGGTGTAGCGGCGGGAATCAAATTGATCGCGAAGTGTTTTTTGCTAAGTGAACGATAGCGGTGAACTTCTTCGCGGATAAATTCCGGCTGTTCGCGCACCATTCCCAAACAGCCAAATCCACCAGCATTGCTCACAGCAGCTGCTAGTTTATGCCGTGCGACGCCTCCCATGCCTGCGCAGAGGATAGGGTATTTGCAGCCTAATAAATCGGTGAGTGGTGTATATAAAGCGGGGTGATACATAGGTGTCAGATAGTTTCTATGGCATTGGTTTTATCTTATTGGCTATCAACAACATTGAATAATGAATTTAAATGCACTTTAATATCAAAAAAATTGGTATTAAATCGATGGATATTGAACTAGCAAAAACATTTCTGGATATCGCGCGTTCCGGTAGCTTTATTGCAACGGCGGAGCGGCTGCATGTCACCCAAACAACGGTGACGGCGCGCATTAAAAATTTGGAGGCGCAACTTGGTTGCCAATTATTTGTGCGTAACCGCGCTGGCGCATCCCTTACACCGGAAGGCGAGCGTTTTGTCAGTTACGCGATGCAGATTGTCCAGTTGTGGGGAAAAGCAAAGTTTGATGTGCCCTTACCAGAGGCCAAAACTGAATCCATTTCCGTTGGTGGGGAGTTGGCTTTGTGGAATCCGCTGCTGCTGAATTGGATATCCGATTTGCGTTCCAGTTACGGTGCTCTGGCTATTCAAGTCGAGACGGGTGAAGCCAGTTCGCTAATTAGTCGTGTCAGTCACGGTGTGCTGGATGTTGCGTTGGTGTACCGCCCTGAATATCTACCGGGACTAAAAATCGAATTATT belongs to Cellvibrio sp. pealriver and includes:
- a CDS encoding nitronate monooxygenase family protein, whose product is MYHPALYTPLTDLLGCKYPILCAGMGGVARHKLAAAVSNAGGFGCLGMVREQPEFIREEVHRYRSLSKKHFAINLIPAATPTELLDRQITECISLGVRYLVFFWDVNKDIVRRCIDNGITVIHQVGSKKDAELALEAGASVLIAQGVEAGGHVRGDTSLFGLLPEISALSPVPVVASGGITTGKGLVAALALGAQGVSCGTLFLATEESNAHDFHKEKIIRAKAADTLLCYDFHRNWPIKAAVRVLKNAITENPYHDYKHFPDRAIGEQDGAAIYPFSTDSPLKGATGDLASMALYAGQGCANVRKIKSAATVIDDFMRQANQYLDRL
- a CDS encoding LysR family transcriptional regulator yields the protein MHFNIKKIGIKSMDIELAKTFLDIARSGSFIATAERLHVTQTTVTARIKNLEAQLGCQLFVRNRAGASLTPEGERFVSYAMQIVQLWGKAKFDVPLPEAKTESISVGGELALWNPLLLNWISDLRSSYGALAIQVETGEASSLISRVSHGVLDVALVYRPEYLPGLKIELLLEEKLVMVSAAIPEPYIYVDWGPVYEQQHDSAFPGKRRAELSIDFGLLALEYLLQRSGTGYFRARVVQRYIEEDKLFLVPNAPEFIYPIYAIYRDSDTSETVHKAIENLRAISRQKIVWR